From the genome of Mesorhizobium japonicum MAFF 303099, one region includes:
- a CDS encoding helix-turn-helix transcriptional regulator has protein sequence MSSPAALLQSDTLGSRLTSRGDLTSFFMELTAEIGADSYMLVAIVHDQDRNDARIVSSNWIFDAIELIGKRLIASLAQGALTVAPGIRPRPLVAARAPDADGLVSGEEARLLDVLGHAEIYSLRLNVGRQRLFALFSAATSGQIDQPALMKAQLKCCYALSHIPQLIAAAAMQDPLSDRERECLFWVSEGKTTDEVAVILGVSSNTVNSYITHAIQKFAASNRAMAIATAIRSGII, from the coding sequence ATGAGCAGTCCCGCCGCGCTTCTTCAATCCGACACATTGGGCTCGCGCCTGACGTCGCGCGGCGATCTGACCAGCTTCTTCATGGAGCTGACCGCCGAGATCGGCGCCGACAGTTACATGCTGGTCGCCATCGTCCACGACCAGGATCGCAACGACGCGCGCATCGTCTCCTCGAACTGGATCTTCGACGCCATCGAACTGATCGGCAAGCGGCTGATCGCCAGCCTTGCCCAGGGGGCCCTCACGGTCGCGCCCGGTATCCGGCCTAGACCGCTGGTGGCCGCGCGGGCCCCCGATGCCGACGGGCTGGTCTCCGGCGAAGAGGCCCGCCTTCTCGACGTGCTCGGCCACGCCGAGATCTATTCGTTGCGGCTGAATGTCGGCCGCCAGCGTCTGTTCGCCCTGTTCTCGGCGGCGACATCAGGCCAGATCGATCAGCCGGCGCTGATGAAGGCGCAGTTGAAATGCTGCTACGCGCTCTCGCATATCCCGCAGCTGATCGCCGCCGCCGCCATGCAGGATCCGCTCTCCGATCGCGAGCGCGAATGCCTGTTCTGGGTCTCGGAAGGCAAGACCACCGATGAGGTGGCGGTCATCCTTGGCGTCTCCTCCAACACCGTCAACAGCTACATCACCCACGCCATCCAGAAATTCGCGGCCAGCAACCGTGCGATGGCCATCGCCACGGCGATCAGGAGTGGCATCATTTGA
- the flhB gene encoding flagellar biosynthesis protein FlhB — protein sequence MSDAADKDSKTEEATEKKVRDTIEQGKLPHSRETAILASFVAILVFTVFYAKDAVINLGMFLSMFLEKPEAWPMNTETDVIDLYKIVMLEVGRAVVSLLVLLTVAGIGASVLQNMPQFVGERIRPQLSRISITKGWNRMFGAQGWVEFLKSLAKVGFAIAVLTFTLSEDHSKLLAGMITNPVAFGLVIRGIAVDILVAIVFVMGLIAAIDIVWSRFHWKQDLRMTKQEVKDEFKQSEGDPIVKSRLRSLARDRARKRMMTAVPRATLIIANPTHFSIALKYVRDEDSAPLVVAKGQDLVALKIREIAKEHNIPIFEDVALARSMYKQVSVDNVIPSQFYQAVAELVRIVYSKKAERRQIS from the coding sequence ATGTCCGACGCCGCCGACAAGGACTCCAAAACCGAAGAGGCGACGGAAAAGAAAGTCCGCGACACGATCGAACAGGGCAAGCTGCCCCATTCGAGGGAAACCGCGATCCTCGCCTCCTTCGTCGCCATACTGGTGTTCACCGTCTTCTATGCCAAGGACGCGGTCATCAACCTCGGCATGTTCCTGTCGATGTTCCTCGAGAAGCCCGAGGCCTGGCCGATGAACACCGAGACCGATGTCATTGATCTCTACAAGATCGTCATGCTGGAAGTGGGCCGCGCCGTCGTCAGCCTGCTGGTGCTTTTGACCGTCGCCGGCATCGGCGCCTCGGTGCTCCAGAATATGCCGCAATTCGTCGGCGAGCGGATCAGGCCACAGCTTTCGCGCATTTCGATCACCAAGGGCTGGAACCGGATGTTCGGTGCCCAGGGCTGGGTCGAGTTCCTGAAATCCTTGGCAAAGGTCGGCTTCGCCATTGCCGTGCTCACCTTCACGCTGTCGGAGGATCACAGCAAGCTGCTTGCCGGCATGATCACCAATCCGGTCGCTTTCGGCCTCGTCATCCGCGGCATCGCGGTCGACATATTGGTGGCGATTGTCTTCGTCATGGGGCTGATCGCGGCGATCGACATTGTCTGGTCGCGCTTCCACTGGAAGCAGGACCTGCGCATGACCAAGCAGGAGGTGAAGGACGAGTTCAAGCAGTCCGAGGGCGACCCGATCGTCAAGTCGCGGCTGCGCTCGCTGGCACGCGACCGCGCGCGCAAGCGGATGATGACGGCTGTGCCGCGCGCGACGCTGATCATCGCCAACCCGACCCACTTCTCGATTGCGTTGAAATATGTGCGCGACGAGGATTCGGCGCCGCTCGTGGTGGCCAAGGGGCAGGATCTGGTGGCGTTGAAAATCCGCGAGATCGCGAAGGAGCACAACATTCCGATCTTCGAGGACGTGGCGCTCGCCCGCTCCATGTACAAGCAAGTTTCGGTCGATAATGTGATCCCGTCGCAATTCTACCAGGCCGTCGCCGAACTGGTGCGGATCGTCTACTCGAAAAAGGCTGAGCGCAGACAGATTTCATGA
- the fliN gene encoding flagellar motor switch protein FliN: MAKTKVEAEIDQPDEQLDRAIEELRGVLHEEEQRPDAAFRAAAGANSNVIMNIPVDVQIILGSTEMAVADLMALQKGSTVALNRRIGEPVDVVVNGRKIARGEITVLESDPSRFGIRLTEIIAGTKGA, encoded by the coding sequence ATGGCCAAGACCAAAGTGGAAGCAGAGATCGACCAGCCGGACGAGCAGCTCGATCGCGCCATCGAGGAATTGCGCGGGGTCCTGCATGAAGAGGAGCAGCGCCCCGACGCAGCGTTCAGGGCCGCCGCGGGCGCCAATTCGAACGTCATCATGAACATCCCCGTCGATGTGCAGATCATCCTCGGCAGCACCGAGATGGCGGTTGCCGACCTGATGGCCCTGCAGAAGGGTTCGACGGTGGCACTCAACCGCCGCATCGGCGAACCGGTCGACGTCGTGGTCAACGGCCGCAAGATCGCCCGCGGCGAGATCACGGTGCTGGAGAGCGACCCCTCGCGCTTCGGCATCAGGCTGACCGAGATCATCGCCGGCACGAAGGGCGCCTAA
- a CDS encoding FliM/FliN family flagellar motor switch protein, with protein MTSPGSPAQARSLIIERLVGDSGEAAQVIGTGRGMAERAAPLLQKSLTSELGVPVTVDLRAVEVSRVAEARSRAGDTFAMTIVASSTSSDAMTLVIDAPAIAIMVCTLFGGDPETPASPIERDLSQIEVDVSTMLFQQVAQALNGSGRRSLDLRLPVPRAMSGTEAKRHVLRDGAALRIVLGISTPADSGTVTVTMPQRIVLASRDSAASTAGDDHGPSWRERFSEEVMRSTVALEATMPLARLTLGDLASLEVGQVIDFDETAQSRARLSARGQTLFVCEFGKLGQNYTVRIRHPFDAGQDFIDGLMPASAGRA; from the coding sequence ATGACCAGCCCAGGCAGCCCCGCACAAGCGCGCTCGCTGATCATCGAGCGCCTGGTCGGCGACAGCGGCGAGGCCGCCCAGGTCATCGGTACTGGCCGCGGCATGGCCGAGCGCGCCGCGCCGCTGCTGCAAAAGAGCCTGACCAGTGAGCTTGGCGTTCCGGTCACCGTCGATCTCAGGGCCGTCGAGGTCAGCCGCGTCGCGGAGGCGCGCTCGCGTGCCGGCGATACGTTTGCCATGACTATCGTGGCATCATCCACGTCCTCCGATGCCATGACCCTGGTGATCGACGCGCCGGCGATAGCGATCATGGTCTGCACGCTGTTCGGCGGCGACCCGGAGACGCCGGCATCGCCGATCGAGCGCGATCTGTCGCAGATCGAGGTTGATGTCTCGACCATGCTGTTTCAGCAGGTCGCGCAGGCTCTGAACGGATCGGGGCGGCGTTCGCTCGACCTGCGTCTGCCCGTACCGCGCGCGATGTCGGGCACCGAAGCCAAGCGGCACGTTTTGCGAGATGGTGCGGCACTGCGCATCGTTCTTGGCATCTCGACGCCAGCCGACAGCGGCACTGTCACGGTGACGATGCCGCAGCGTATCGTGCTGGCCAGCCGCGACAGTGCCGCGAGCACCGCCGGGGACGACCACGGCCCGAGTTGGCGGGAGCGCTTCTCGGAAGAGGTGATGCGCTCGACGGTGGCGCTCGAAGCCACCATGCCGCTGGCGCGGCTGACGCTTGGCGACCTCGCCAGTCTCGAAGTGGGCCAGGTCATCGACTTCGACGAAACGGCGCAATCAAGGGCACGCCTCAGCGCGCGCGGCCAGACGCTGTTCGTATGCGAGTTCGGCAAACTGGGGCAGAATTACACCGTCCGAATCAGGCATCCTTTTGATGCCGGGCAGGATTTCATCGATGGGCTCATGCCGGCCAGTGCCGGGCGCGCCTGA
- a CDS encoding helix-turn-helix transcriptional regulator codes for MKHADIKDTAEALFNEQRSPFGAFSLSSETHHAVTIPDAVRRCRWISVDINASAFGLYFVSPSPERARLVPCFDSDYPGIAVATKFIAGANGEEIVRHTHNSTEPRWWTDDGLAAMAEMFGNLAWTAQLSPLAPGTSGIAFPVHADRGQCGLVVFLGSKMALPQDALYEIHARCFSLFAAVARIRPSDAGRMRAISKRELECLKLTANGNTSEEIARLLKLSVHTANQYLTQSTQKLNAVNRNQAVAKALRLGLIE; via the coding sequence TTGAAACACGCCGACATCAAGGACACCGCGGAGGCCCTTTTCAACGAGCAGCGCAGCCCCTTCGGGGCTTTCTCGCTCAGTTCTGAAACACACCACGCCGTCACCATTCCTGACGCCGTGCGCCGCTGCCGCTGGATATCAGTTGACATCAACGCCTCGGCCTTCGGCCTGTATTTCGTCAGCCCGTCGCCGGAGCGGGCCCGGCTGGTGCCGTGTTTCGATTCCGACTATCCCGGCATTGCCGTGGCGACGAAGTTCATCGCGGGCGCCAATGGCGAGGAGATCGTGCGCCACACCCACAACTCGACGGAGCCACGCTGGTGGACCGATGACGGCTTGGCCGCCATGGCCGAGATGTTTGGCAACCTTGCCTGGACCGCGCAACTATCGCCCCTGGCACCCGGCACCAGCGGCATTGCCTTTCCCGTCCACGCCGATCGCGGTCAATGCGGCCTTGTCGTCTTCCTGGGATCGAAGATGGCGCTGCCGCAGGATGCGCTCTACGAAATCCACGCCCGCTGCTTTTCCCTGTTCGCCGCTGTCGCGCGTATCCGTCCGAGCGATGCCGGCAGGATGCGTGCCATCTCCAAGCGCGAACTCGAATGCCTGAAGCTGACCGCCAACGGCAACACCAGCGAGGAGATCGCACGGCTCCTGAAGCTGTCGGTCCACACGGCCAACCAGTACCTGACCCAGTCGACGCAGAAACTCAACGCCGTCAACCGCAACCAGGCGGTCGCCAAGGCGCTGCGGCTGGGCCTGATCGAGTAA
- a CDS encoding ABC transporter ATP-binding protein, giving the protein MPDKPDRNAIEVVNVSKIFGSGEGQVAALDKVSVSIRENEFFTLLGPSGCGKTTLLRLIAGFDFPTAGEILLYGQDIAPLPPFKRPVNTVFQSYALFPHMTVADNIGFGLEMLGKPKAEIKARVAEMLKLVKMEALAGRRTAQISGGQQQRVALARALAPQPKVLLLDEPLSALDYKLRKEMQIELKRLQHETGITFIFVTHDQEEALTMSDRIAVMSSGKILQVGSPWDIYDKPAERFVADFIGETNFLTAAISGTGNGKTRATLKSGTTIEATVAEGFQPKDNATVVVRPEHAKLTKDKGDLSGTVENIVYFGTDTHIHVQLDSGEAFTVRQQNTRSAGCGFDRGDKVGILIGNDAAQVLRD; this is encoded by the coding sequence GTGCCGGACAAACCGGATCGGAATGCGATTGAAGTAGTAAACGTCAGTAAAATTTTCGGATCAGGTGAGGGGCAGGTCGCTGCCCTCGACAAGGTCTCGGTATCCATTCGCGAGAACGAGTTCTTCACGCTGCTGGGACCGTCCGGCTGCGGCAAGACCACCCTTCTGCGGCTGATCGCCGGCTTCGACTTTCCGACCGCCGGTGAGATCCTGCTCTACGGTCAGGACATCGCGCCGCTGCCGCCCTTCAAGCGGCCGGTCAACACCGTCTTCCAGTCCTACGCACTGTTCCCGCACATGACGGTGGCCGACAATATCGGCTTCGGCCTGGAGATGCTCGGCAAGCCCAAGGCCGAGATCAAGGCGCGCGTCGCCGAGATGCTCAAGCTGGTCAAGATGGAGGCGCTGGCCGGTCGCCGCACGGCCCAGATTTCCGGTGGCCAGCAGCAGCGCGTGGCGCTGGCCAGGGCGCTGGCGCCGCAGCCGAAAGTGCTGTTGCTCGACGAACCGCTCTCGGCGCTCGACTACAAGCTGCGCAAAGAGATGCAGATCGAGTTGAAGCGGCTGCAGCACGAGACCGGTATCACCTTCATCTTCGTCACCCATGACCAGGAAGAAGCGCTGACCATGTCGGACCGCATCGCGGTGATGTCGTCGGGCAAGATCCTGCAGGTCGGCTCGCCCTGGGACATCTACGACAAGCCGGCCGAGCGCTTCGTCGCCGACTTCATCGGCGAGACCAACTTCCTCACCGCCGCCATATCGGGCACCGGCAACGGCAAGACGCGCGCGACGCTCAAATCCGGAACGACCATCGAGGCGACCGTTGCCGAAGGGTTCCAGCCGAAGGACAACGCCACCGTGGTGGTGCGGCCCGAGCATGCCAAGCTGACCAAGGACAAGGGCGACCTGTCGGGCACGGTCGAAAACATCGTCTATTTTGGCACCGACACGCATATCCATGTCCAGCTCGACAGCGGCGAGGCCTTCACCGTG
- a CDS encoding TetR/AcrR family transcriptional regulator, giving the protein MKRSLDRKTRIALEPRKQPRQQRSSKVVDRILDAALILTREQGTRTPTTLAIAQRAGLSVGSVYQYFPNKEAILLDLARRWLSSFPEVIERRIKVPRPTNREEFRREVRKLFIDTSSIYLENATLMPVIEAISGNADLRPIQDEYDEQIIALYAAWLRHVNPALEDKIAKRLGLVMMEVGHACRLVGLKRDRRTYNLIEDDVEAMWLALVNPYLNLD; this is encoded by the coding sequence GTGAAGCGCAGTCTCGACCGCAAAACCAGGATAGCGCTCGAGCCGCGCAAGCAGCCGCGGCAGCAACGGTCGAGCAAGGTTGTCGACCGTATCCTCGACGCGGCGCTGATCTTGACGCGGGAGCAAGGAACCAGGACGCCGACGACGCTCGCCATTGCGCAGCGCGCGGGCCTCTCGGTCGGTTCGGTCTATCAATACTTTCCCAACAAGGAAGCCATTCTTCTGGATCTCGCCCGGCGCTGGCTGTCCTCCTTTCCCGAGGTGATCGAGAGGCGCATCAAGGTCCCCCGACCCACCAACCGCGAAGAATTCCGGCGCGAAGTGCGCAAGCTCTTCATCGACACGTCCAGCATCTATCTCGAGAACGCCACACTGATGCCGGTGATCGAGGCCATTTCCGGCAACGCCGATCTCAGGCCGATCCAGGACGAATATGACGAGCAGATCATCGCGCTTTACGCCGCCTGGCTGCGGCATGTGAATCCTGCTCTCGAAGACAAGATCGCCAAACGGCTCGGCCTTGTGATGATGGAGGTCGGGCACGCCTGCCGGCTGGTCGGACTGAAGCGAGATCGCAGGACATACAACCTCATCGAGGACGATGTCGAAGCCATGTGGCTCGCCCTTGTGAACCCCTATCTCAACCTTGACTGA
- a CDS encoding TMEM43 family protein, with product MSDSFREVTSVSWFGRIKRAVGGVIFGLLLIVLMVIGLFWNEGRAVQTARSLAEGAGAVVAINADSVDAGNDGRLVHVSGPVTADGSLSDPDFGIAAQGLRLSRSVEMYQWKEESKSETTKKLGGGEETETTYSYSKVWDDSQIDSSDFKKPDGHQNPPMAIHSRVFQIPQGKLVAFDLDTPVLDRIDGDKAYSLSANQSATIKAAYTGTKPLSIVDGRIYLGNDNTTPALGDYRIGYELAPLGVVSIVARQAGSRFEPYQTQAGDALLMVDTGNVPADKMFAEAVSANTLITWLLRAGGLLLLTIGFALFLSPIGVILDVIPFLGSMARMGTGIIAFFLAILVGTTTIAIAWFWYRPVLAAGILATGVIAAAAVYYLGRSRKAAAPMATPSTGTAT from the coding sequence ATGAGCGATTCATTTCGGGAAGTTACGTCCGTCTCGTGGTTCGGACGGATCAAGCGCGCGGTCGGCGGGGTCATCTTCGGTCTGCTCCTGATTGTGCTGATGGTGATCGGGCTGTTCTGGAATGAGGGCCGCGCGGTGCAGACGGCGCGCTCCCTGGCCGAAGGCGCCGGCGCCGTGGTCGCGATCAACGCCGACAGCGTCGATGCCGGCAATGACGGCAGGCTGGTGCATGTCAGCGGGCCGGTGACGGCCGATGGCAGCCTGTCGGATCCGGATTTCGGCATCGCCGCGCAAGGACTGCGGCTGTCGCGCAGCGTCGAGATGTACCAGTGGAAGGAGGAGTCCAAATCCGAGACCACCAAGAAGCTTGGCGGCGGCGAGGAGACGGAGACCACCTACAGCTATTCGAAAGTGTGGGACGACAGCCAGATCGATTCGTCGGACTTCAAGAAGCCGGACGGCCATCAGAACCCGCCAATGGCGATCCACAGCCGCGTCTTCCAGATTCCGCAGGGCAAGCTCGTCGCCTTCGATCTTGATACGCCGGTGCTCGACCGCATCGATGGCGACAAGGCATATTCGCTGTCGGCCAATCAGTCGGCGACGATCAAGGCCGCCTACACGGGCACGAAGCCGCTCAGCATCGTCGACGGCAGGATCTATCTCGGCAACGACAACACGACGCCCGCATTGGGCGACTACCGCATCGGCTACGAACTGGCGCCGCTCGGCGTGGTCAGCATTGTGGCGCGGCAGGCCGGCAGCCGCTTCGAACCTTACCAGACCCAAGCGGGCGATGCGCTGCTGATGGTCGATACCGGCAACGTGCCGGCCGACAAGATGTTCGCCGAGGCGGTGAGCGCCAACACGCTGATCACCTGGCTGCTGCGCGCCGGCGGCCTTTTGCTGCTGACCATCGGCTTTGCCCTGTTCCTCAGTCCGATCGGCGTGATCCTCGACGTCATCCCGTTCCTCGGCAGCATGGCGCGGATGGGAACCGGAATCATCGCCTTCTTCCTGGCGATCCTGGTCGGCACGACGACGATCGCGATTGCCTGGTTCTGGTATCGGCCGGTTCTGGCGGCAGGCATATTGGCGACCGGCGTCATCGCGGCGGCGGCGGTCTATTATCTCGGCCGCTCACGCAAGGCAGCCGCACCGATGGCCACGCCGAGCACCGGCACCGCAACATAG
- a CDS encoding flagellar motor switch protein FliG: protein MTPLTTLTRAQKAAAILVAMGKPSASRLLKFFKQEELKALIEGARLLRTIPQSDLERIVAEFEAEFTEGAGLLDSADRMDTILNESLSPEEMSAIMGNKKPEAAPEGPPPIWPDLEKLEPSRLGTFLAGEHPQTAAMVLSKLAPQAAASVLLTLTKPMRGEIIKRMVTMANVPDAAARIVENRLRASVLAETSTKDTSAGQARVASVLNELDKPLLEEVMQDLEAAGTPDLDGVRARLFAFDDLPLLTQKARVLLFDGLSTELVTLALRGTSAALAEAVLSAIGARSRRMIEAELGQGSEGIPLADIMTARKTIVTTTIRLSREGAFELPATQNAA from the coding sequence ATGACGCCGCTGACGACCCTGACGCGCGCGCAGAAGGCGGCCGCCATATTGGTGGCGATGGGCAAGCCGTCCGCCAGCCGCCTGTTGAAATTCTTCAAGCAGGAAGAGCTGAAGGCGCTGATCGAGGGCGCCCGGCTGCTCAGGACCATTCCGCAAAGCGATCTCGAGCGCATCGTCGCCGAATTCGAGGCCGAGTTCACCGAGGGTGCCGGCCTGCTCGATTCCGCTGACAGGATGGACACCATCCTCAACGAGTCGCTGTCGCCCGAAGAGATGAGCGCCATCATGGGCAACAAGAAGCCGGAGGCGGCGCCTGAAGGGCCGCCGCCGATCTGGCCCGATCTCGAAAAGCTCGAACCCTCGCGGCTGGGCACCTTCCTCGCCGGCGAACATCCGCAGACGGCGGCGATGGTGCTGTCGAAGCTGGCGCCGCAGGCGGCGGCGAGCGTGCTTTTGACGCTGACGAAGCCGATGCGCGGCGAAATCATCAAGCGCATGGTGACGATGGCCAATGTTCCGGACGCCGCTGCCCGGATCGTCGAGAACCGGCTGCGCGCCAGCGTGCTGGCGGAAACCTCGACCAAGGACACGTCGGCCGGGCAGGCGCGCGTCGCCAGCGTGCTCAACGAGCTGGACAAGCCGCTGCTCGAGGAGGTCATGCAGGACCTGGAAGCCGCCGGCACACCCGACCTGGACGGTGTGCGGGCCCGCCTGTTTGCTTTCGACGATCTGCCGCTGCTCACCCAGAAGGCGCGCGTGCTTTTGTTCGATGGACTGTCGACCGAGCTTGTCACGCTGGCGCTGCGCGGCACGTCGGCCGCACTCGCCGAAGCGGTGCTGTCGGCGATCGGCGCGCGGTCTCGGCGCATGATCGAAGCCGAACTCGGACAGGGGTCGGAAGGGATTCCTCTCGCCGACATCATGACGGCGCGCAAGACCATCGTGACGACGACCATCCGCCTGTCGCGCGAGGGCGCATTCGAACTTCCCGCGACACAGAACGCCGCCTAA
- a CDS encoding amidohydrolase — protein sequence MSATGTGHNADLIVINGRVLTMDGGNPAAEAVAVKDGAIIAVGSRAAIEELEGTATQVIDAKGGSVLPGFIEAHMHLFSGGAELAHLQLGGVHGFEALKQVIRDYASTKPEAKMLVGQGVDYTVLDDERVTRHHLDAILPDRPFCMAAPDHHTMWANTKALEMAGILHGRALGPGNEIVMGDDGLAAGELREGEAFGPVLDLAGEGRVRLGLATGGEPDPMPSATERAADRDIMRRGLAWCARHGITSIQNMDGNLYQLELLAEIDAEEGLPCRVQIPFHYKNFMTLDMLDKASVMTERYNSEWLSCGMVKVFYDGVLDSWTAVMVEPYADRTDWVGEPLFTPQQFADLAVAVDKRGLQMAVHSIGDGAVRAVLDGYEAAQKANGKRDSRHRVEHIEVTTTADVPRFAELGVIASMQPPHPPGAMDFPLEPTVSRIGPARWPLSYAWRTLKNAGAHVVFASDWPVSPIDPILGIQAAVMRKPWADSDPDQSFSLQESLAAYTVEGAYAEFAEHRKGTLKSGYMADLVVLSADIEKTAPAHLHKVRPVTTICGGKVTYQA from the coding sequence ATGTCTGCTACGGGTACGGGTCACAATGCGGATCTGATCGTCATCAACGGTCGTGTGCTGACCATGGACGGTGGCAATCCCGCAGCCGAGGCCGTTGCCGTCAAGGATGGCGCCATCATCGCCGTTGGCAGCCGCGCCGCCATCGAAGAACTCGAGGGAACGGCCACACAGGTGATCGACGCCAAGGGCGGTTCGGTCCTGCCCGGTTTCATCGAAGCCCATATGCATCTGTTCTCGGGAGGGGCCGAGCTCGCGCATCTTCAGCTTGGCGGTGTCCATGGCTTCGAGGCGCTGAAACAGGTAATCCGCGACTATGCGTCGACCAAGCCCGAGGCGAAAATGCTGGTCGGGCAGGGCGTCGACTACACCGTGCTCGACGACGAGCGGGTGACGCGCCATCATCTCGATGCCATCCTGCCGGATCGCCCGTTCTGCATGGCCGCGCCCGATCACCACACGATGTGGGCCAACACCAAGGCGCTGGAGATGGCCGGCATACTGCATGGCCGCGCGCTTGGTCCGGGCAACGAAATCGTCATGGGCGACGATGGCCTGGCAGCCGGCGAATTGCGCGAGGGCGAGGCCTTCGGCCCGGTGCTCGATCTTGCCGGAGAGGGCCGGGTGCGGCTGGGGCTGGCGACCGGTGGCGAGCCGGATCCGATGCCGTCGGCCACCGAACGCGCCGCCGACCGCGACATCATGCGACGCGGCCTCGCCTGGTGCGCGCGCCACGGCATCACCTCCATCCAGAACATGGACGGCAATCTCTACCAGCTCGAATTGCTGGCCGAGATCGACGCCGAGGAAGGCTTGCCCTGCCGCGTGCAGATCCCGTTCCACTACAAGAATTTCATGACGCTCGACATGCTCGACAAGGCATCGGTCATGACCGAGCGCTACAACAGCGAGTGGCTGTCGTGCGGCATGGTCAAGGTGTTCTATGACGGCGTGCTCGATTCCTGGACGGCCGTCATGGTCGAGCCCTACGCCGACCGTACCGACTGGGTGGGCGAACCGCTGTTCACGCCGCAGCAGTTCGCCGATCTTGCCGTTGCCGTCGACAAGCGCGGTCTGCAGATGGCGGTCCACTCGATCGGCGACGGCGCGGTGCGTGCGGTGCTCGACGGCTACGAGGCGGCGCAAAAGGCCAATGGCAAACGCGACAGCCGTCACCGCGTCGAACATATCGAGGTCACCACCACCGCGGACGTGCCGCGCTTCGCCGAACTCGGCGTCATCGCCTCGATGCAGCCGCCGCATCCGCCCGGCGCCATGGATTTCCCGCTGGAGCCGACAGTGTCGCGCATCGGGCCGGCCCGCTGGCCGCTGAGCTATGCCTGGCGGACCCTGAAGAATGCCGGCGCGCATGTCGTCTTCGCCTCGGATTGGCCGGTGTCGCCGATCGACCCGATCCTGGGCATTCAGGCGGCAGTGATGCGCAAACCATGGGCAGACAGCGACCCGGACCAGAGTTTTTCGCTGCAGGAATCGCTGGCCGCCTACACGGTCGAGGGCGCCTATGCCGAATTCGCCGAACACCGCAAGGGCACGCTGAAATCAGGCTATATGGCCGATCTTGTGGTTCTGTCGGCCGATATCGAGAAGACGGCGCCGGCCCATCTGCACAAGGTGCGCCCGGTGACGACGATTTGCGGTGGCAAGGTCACCTATCAGGCCTGA
- a CDS encoding histone deacetylase family protein, whose protein sequence is MKTVYSPLHAGHAGQMELVTSAIVPGFEKPSRAEFIKARVESENLGPIVLPLEHDLAAAKRIHKSDYVDFLPTVWPQWVASGHEGTAMPFTWPTRGLRGDVPPKRVDALLGYYSFDAGATFVEGTWAAIKSSYDVALTAAGLVKGGERSAFALCRPPGHHAGAGFMGGYCYINNAAVAAQWFLDQGAKRISILDVDYHHGNGTQEIFYDRADVQVLNLHGDPLVEYPFFLGHADERGAGDGEGFNINYPMPFGTDWDAWNASLEDACGKLAAYAPDIVIVSLGVDTFEKDPISQFKLTSPDYPKIGRRIAKLGLPTLFVMEGGYAVEEIGINAVGVLTGFEDR, encoded by the coding sequence ATGAAGACTGTCTATTCGCCGCTTCATGCTGGCCATGCCGGCCAGATGGAACTGGTCACCTCAGCCATCGTGCCGGGTTTTGAAAAGCCCTCGCGGGCCGAATTCATCAAGGCACGGGTCGAAAGCGAGAACCTCGGTCCGATCGTCCTGCCGCTCGAGCACGACCTTGCCGCCGCCAAGCGCATCCACAAATCAGACTATGTCGACTTCCTGCCGACGGTCTGGCCGCAATGGGTGGCCTCCGGTCACGAGGGCACGGCCATGCCCTTCACCTGGCCGACGCGCGGCCTGCGCGGCGACGTGCCGCCAAAGCGCGTCGACGCGCTGCTCGGCTACTATTCCTTCGACGCCGGCGCCACCTTCGTCGAAGGCACCTGGGCCGCGATCAAATCGTCCTATGACGTGGCGCTGACCGCGGCCGGCCTGGTCAAGGGCGGCGAGAGGTCGGCCTTCGCGCTCTGCCGCCCGCCGGGCCACCATGCCGGCGCCGGCTTCATGGGCGGCTACTGCTACATCAACAACGCCGCCGTCGCCGCGCAGTGGTTCCTCGACCAGGGCGCCAAACGCATCTCCATCCTCGATGTCGACTACCACCATGGCAACGGCACGCAGGAAATCTTCTACGACCGCGCCGACGTGCAGGTCCTCAACCTGCATGGTGATCCCCTGGTCGAATACCCGTTCTTCCTCGGCCATGCCGATGAACGCGGCGCGGGCGACGGCGAAGGCTTCAACATCAACTATCCCATGCCGTTCGGCACCGACTGGGACGCCTGGAACGCCTCGCTGGAGGATGCCTGCGGCAAGCTCGCCGCCTACGCGCCCGACATCGTCATCGTCTCGCTCGGCGTCGACACCTTCGAGAAGGACCCGATCAGCCAGTTCAAGCTGACAAGCCCTGACTATCCCAAGATCGGCCGCCGCATCGCCAAGCTCGGCCTGCCGACCTTGTTCGTCATGGAAGGCGGCTATGCCGTCGAGGAGATCGGCATCAACGCCGTCGGCGTGCTGACCGGTTTCGAGGACCGCTAG